Genomic window (Nicotiana sylvestris chromosome 7, ASM39365v2, whole genome shotgun sequence):
GAATACCACACTTAAAATTTTAACTTGTGACCTAAATAAGTTTTTAGTTACCTTTATAATCACATGCAAAGCTTCTTATGTTTCAAATAAATtcagaggttgtgagttcgaatcACCCAAAAAACAAAGATgaggagttcttggagggaaggatgccgggagtctattggaaacagcctctctaccccaggatagggggtaaagtctgcgtacacactaccctcctcagatcCCACTAATGAaattatactgagttgttgttgttgttgtctattttaaaattattacatAATTATTTTACCCTATTTGCTCAATATAATTACCGGGGAAGTGATTCAATTTTATCCCTCCATTGAATTTAGCTCCACCATCACCAAGTATTGGGAGAAAGTACAAAAATAGCCATTCTTAAGGTTACTATTTTTTGCCCCGAAAATGTGAAGTAAAATTCTTAATTTTAGAACAGTGTGTCCTAAAAAATTGAACTGAAAAACTAAAATATATTGGCTAATTCTGAAATAGCAGTCCTCTAGAATGACTACTTAGTGTCTTCTACCTAGAATTATGGTGGAATGTATATGATTTTTTCTTCCTTAACCAGAATACTCGGGCTTGAACTTGGTGAATGAAAAAAATTCGGGTTGAAAATGCTTTTCTTTTAATAGATCTTATGCGATGTGAATCTAAATTAATCGGAGTTAAATACAAATACCGAATattgtatttgaaaaaaaaaaaaaaaagaacttagCTCCACCCACTTGGTTTATGGTACAAAATGCcttaaaaaagaaggaaaaaaattaggaaaaaaaccAGAATAAAACCAGAGTATATAAAAACTGGTGTAAAATCTGTAAACCAGAAAGAAACATGGCAAAGGAACAAAACCACATCTTCTCTATCTCACCACCCAACCCAACACTTAAACAACAAACACACAACAAAAccagataaagaaaaagagagagagagagagaaagaagtaAAGAAGATGAAGGGTTCAGCAAAAGCAATTTCAAGTCCAGGTAGAACAGAGAAATTTCCACCGCCATTAATGAGATTTCTAAGAAGCAACGTGGGAAGTAGAAGCAGAGGAAGGTCACGTGCCAGTCCTATGTTCATGCGCAAAAACAAGAGCAATGTTACCGTTATTGAACCAACTCAAGAACCATCTTCCCCTAAAGTCACGTGCATAGGCCAAGTTCGTGTTCGCCGCTCCTCTAAGTCTGCCGGCGGCGGACATAGAACAGGAACACGAACACGTCGGTCGAACTCCGCCAAAAAACAACGAAAAAAAACATGTTGGTGGAAGATTCACAAGACTCTATTTTGCAACAATAGTCAAGGAAAATGTTACAAATTACACAAACCCAAGTCGTTAATTTCAGTTTTGAAAAAGTGTTTGTGCTGTTTTCGATTTTGGTGTTGGAGAAAAAGAGTCGAAACTGTAAATTCTTCAACTCAAAGAGTACAAAGCCGAGTTAGTACCAGCACTACTGAAAGCTGTAGTACTATTGAAAATGTTACAAATACTGCCAAAATTGGAAGTTCTTTTGTAACGGAAAATAAAGAAGGATTTGTGGGTtctaattcttcttcttcttcttcaccaccCAAAAATGCATTACTTTTAACTCGGTGTAGATCAGCACCATACCGATCTTCATCTTTAGCAAGTAGATTTTGGGGTTCTCCAATAAACTCATCAGAAGAAACTGAGGATAATACCGAAATCGAAATACTAAAATTAAAGACTcaagaaatggaagaaaaaccAGTTCTTGAAAACCCCATTTCGCCAAATGGCGAAAATGGGGATTTGGAGTTGAGAAAAAGCCATGGAAGTGAAGAAATGGAGAGCTCTAATGGTGAAAGTAGCagagaagaagaagctgaagaaAAAAATGGAGGAGTTTATGTTCATCCTTTATTGCTAACAAGGTGTAAATCAGAACCAGCAAAAAGAGGTGAAAGGCTGAACCCAGATTCAGTTTTGTGTATGCAAAGAAGGTCTACTGATCCTGATTCTCAAACAtgattcttgttttcttttttaattgcaaTATACTTGTAATTTTTACAAGAAATATTAGTAATTACTATATGTGAGTAAAGTTGTTTCTAATCTTTTACATAATGATTTTTTAAAGTTGTCTGTAGCCCAGAGTCTTTTGGAAATAAAGTCTCTGTCCCTCCGGGCAAGCGGTAAGATTTGCGTACACTCTATACTCTCGAAACCCCACTTTTAATATTTTAGTAggcttttattgatttttttaaAGTTAAAGAAGTAGGGAGAGCGTCTtgcacaaagcattatgcgttcATGCAAGATTTAGAGAAGTGGTACACCTCAATGGGGTGTGATGTAGCAACTTATTATAATATAAGTATTAGTGATTGATTTCGAAGCCGCGACCTATACAAGTAGGGCTTAGAAGCAGAGACAGTTTAGCGTAGGAAACATTTCGTATTTATTCAAAGGAAGAGCCTCGTCCCAATGAGGTATGATATAGCAATTTGTGCGTTAGTGACCGATTCAAAGTCTCGTACCCTTTGACATAGTACTGCTTAAAAGTAGGAAAATACAAAATATTACAAGTAAGGTTCATTCAATCGTACGCtgaaagattgaaatgacaatgAAAATGTTTTTTTGGGTACTCTGCTCTCTCTGCTATGCTCAGCTCAGCCCATTCCTCAAGGAccattttatatttattattcacttttattttatttttggtggtacctttttttattttgttattacATTATTTACATTTCTTGGAATttgtttttaatttcttttttttaaaccTTTATTATATGTTTGATTATGTACTGTGTAGTGTGAACTGTGCTAGGCTTAAAGACTTGGAATTCATTTTTAAACATCTTTGGATGCTCTGACTTTCATAAATTTATGGAGAATAGATTTATTTATTGTCCTCTTTGAAGATTCAAAGATACCTAATCAATTCACCTACTGGTCTCCACAATTCAACCGGGGACCGTTTATTTTTTATGTgaatattttttgtttctttaataTTTTGTTATAGCTTTTTACTTTTGCATTTTTCAAACTTGtttcgaaaatatttttttaatctaaGGTATATCGAAAACAATCTCTCTATCTCACACAAAGTAGGAGTAAGTTCTGTGCACATCTCACCCTTcttagaccccacttgtgagatcaCTGTGGGTATGTTGTTGCTTTTATAGCGGGCATGAGTAGATGAGAACTCAAAGAACCTTGCACCCATTGTATTCGATTTGAATCGTGGTGTTCGGACAAGTTTACACGTATTTTGTCTATTCCATTAATTACTTGTTATCTCTCACTAGTATAAATAAGGAGTAACTTTGCACTTTAAGGCTGAAGCATATAGGAAGAAATTGCTTAATGTTTTTATCTCACGTGATTGTTACTATTTGCTCCTATTTTATTGATTATTACTCTTCACCTCTTTAGCTTAGCGAGAACATGACCCTTAATAGGAGAGTGCAAAGGTAGAAAATTAGATAAAAGGTTAATAGGTAGTCGAACGTATTTTCTTTCCTTCTCAATAGTACTAGTACTACTCTCATATTTCCTTATTCTTAAATTTCTATTGCTACATGAGGTTTCTTCTGCTTTGGTTtttgtattatcttgttgttattactgttttttttcttttttatgttttctttgctatcatatttcttttttatgttttctttGCTATCATATTTCTTTTTAAACTGTTTTGATTTTGCTTTCGTGGAGCCGAggatctatcggaaacaacctctctatctacACAAGGTAAGGGTATGATCTGTGTACACTTAGAGGCGGAGCCAGAATTTGAAGCTTATGAGTTTAAGATTCTAGTTCTTTGAAGTTACTTGGTTCTAACTTAATAATTTGTgcatatttaatgaatttcttaagacaaatatAAGGTTTGGaccaaagctactgggttcggcTGAACCTGTAGCCGAAATGCTGGTTCCGCCCCTATGTACACTACCCTCCTCAAACCCCACATATCAGATTATACTGagtatattattattttattaatcaCTACGCCATACCTAAATGTATAATATAGTTACACTAAATTTGTTGACTCAAAATACTAGAGAGTAGGGGCCTGAATTGgttagtttttttcttttttgtggtCACATATGCCAGAAAAGTTGGGACATTCAGTGGGTAACTTTGTTGTGGACTTTAGCCGTTGCAACGATAAGGAAAGAACAATTTTTGATAAGAGAACTAGAGAAGGATATGTGAACAAGGTTTGATTTTGTTAAATAAATGCAAGGACAGTTAATTCAAAGTCTATTTTCCATGAAATGAGCATAATTTCTGATTGGTATAATCCCTAATAAAAGCAATGTCAATAATTATTCCTTGCTATTTATGTTGAGCAAATGTCAATTTTCTATTTTTAGATACTTTATTAATGGTTTCTTGACCTAGTTAATTAGTGTCCTCCCtaaaaaaggaactaaaagataTTCCTTTATTTCCAAATTAAGTGAACAAGGGCTATTTAATCAATTTATAGAAGAAAAAAGATTATATATAAagaagaaaattgaagaagtaCTAAGGTGACTTTTTAGTAGATTTTGCGGAGGTCTTTTGACAAAAAcgaatgtattttttttttaacaataaCGTTTATTTTGTTTCTAAAAATGGTTTTAAAAGTACCTCAacgttaattttaattttttttatagaaaataATCGTAGGACCTACAAAAATCGACCCTTTTTTTGTTGTAAATTTTGCATGTCAAAATAAGTCTAATTTTATGAAATAAAATGAAAATGTCCGGGGAGCCCTAAACTGTTTGGCTATATATTTTGGCtttaattttttcaaaaaaaatttgaaaacatTGTTTGTTTATGAAATATGATCATGTTTTTTCGGAAAAAAAATCTCAAAAATTTTCAAGTTCCCAAAAACTGGTTTTGGGTAAAAAAAGTTCTTCTACTTAcaaaattttaacttttcttcaaataaaatgcatgttcaaatacaacttcaactttcaaaaattattttttcaacacaacttcatttttttttttaaattttaaccaAATCTATATTCAAACGCTAATTCTTTACCAAGTTGACTGCTAACGAGttaaaatattaaaaagtttGGAATTAATTTACCGCAACTGAGAAGGTAAATTACGAATATCAACCTAAAAAGAGCTGATTCCTTAAATGCAACTGTCAAATCTAAGACAAAAAAACAAGTGAAAACGTACTTGCAGCCTAAAGAGGGCTTTAATTTTATTCAGACCTCACCTGCCAGTAAtggtttcgaaatctttcttttaaataaaaaaaaaattgtattaaGTGGAAACTGGCATATTTATTGCTTTTTCCTATACGTGGCAAAATTGTCCACTTTTGTACGTGATCTTGTCTGTTAACAAAGTCGGCCATAGACCATATTACATGACGTTTGACcctaaaaagaggaaaatataaGGACGATATTCTAAATTGCATAGATTGTTTGCTTTTTTTCGTCGAAGATGCAATTTAGTGGGcctttggacataagaattggaAAAAAAAGGTGAAGCgaaaatagtatttgaaaattagagttatatttggacatgaatatatttggattgtttttaaatttttgtgagtgatctgaatgaaaattttaaaaaataattttttggagttttttaaatttttgaataatttcaaaattcatcttcaagcaaaaattaaaaattttatcaCCAAATAATGATttcgaaaaaaatgaaaattctcatgtccaaacgggctcttaggtTAGAAAAACGCTTACACTCACCGTGCATATCTCAAAAATATTGGCTACGACATGCATTTCTTTACCACAAACGTTAGCACTTCATTATAAgtaattaaattatatttttatctCAATCCTTGCTTTGTATTCTCAAAATGATAAGCGTTTTAAAACAATTATTTTTGTCATACATGACAAATAAATACTTTTTCATTCCGTTTTACTTGTCTAATATATTACgaataattttttttctcttgTCTGTCCACTTTAACAAATGAAGAGAAAAATCGGGATGATTACATAAATAATCGGCCagatttaataattatttttctaaccGGTACATATCGATCATACATTGATTATatgcagttatatatatattatacataaaCTACACATATATTATCAGCGGACCCAGGATTCGACGGTCGCGAAGGCACCATGGCATTTAATATAAATTTATCACTGTTCATAAAGATTTATACGGGGTCATATGCCAATAACTGACTATTTCTTGAAGATAATTGCAAGTATAGATGGAGTTTTTGCCAAAATTTTCCGGTGCCGATGACCTGTCAACCTATAGTGTATCCGCCTTTGTATATTATATTCGCTAGTAatttttagtttaagaaattAAATGATGCGaatatttgggttaattttttttaattttacccGTATCATTAAATAACCATTTCCAAGCTATTGATAATACTGATTGAGGTTAATTACCTTTAAAAGCTATTGAACCTGACTTCACTTTTGAAGGCCTCTGCCTTAACTTTAGGCCCCGTTTGTTcataaaatatttttccttttctccaaaaaatattttaaaaaaaatatatttgtccataaaattttacaagtttttttaaaaaaattgaaaatgagtttttcaaaaatcaaaaagtgattttgacctttatttcaaaattttcagaaaCACTTTTtttatcactcacaaaactttaatattttttcaagtgaaatgtcatgtccaaatataatttcaaatactatttttcaaattaactccaaatactattttttttttcaaaaattacaatttttatgtccaaatgcCGGCTTATAACCACCAAACCAAAAACTCCACTTTTTAAGTTTTTAACTAAGTAACTACCAGACCAAAACAAGACTTACATTGGCAAATTATTGAAATTTCAGTTAGTAACAGTTTACTCTCTAGAGTTTTCTTCAAAAAGGGAAAGGAACCTAACCGTCGAAGtccgagaagttttattttgtgtctcatataaCTGACGTTAGTTGTATGAGGCTCTTTTTGtttcacaaatttgtggaccccaattTTACACTTTTGGGTCCACAaaattgtgagacaaaaaagttgTCTCATACAACTAATGTCAGTTgcatgagacacaaaataaaattttccctcGCGTCCGCAACGATTCGAGAAACATTGTGAAATATGACGATGTAATCACGTGAAAGGAAACCTAATGTACAATGACAACACAAACATCATGGTTCTTGAGTAATAAATGCAGTAacagatttttttattttttatttttttaaatccctCCCAATTTAAGAGGATCTTCTATATTGTTTCCACACTAACCTTCCAACATGATTCGAACTCAGAACCTATCGTGGGTGGAAGTGCTTTACCAACAGAGATTGCAGAAAAGATCTAGGGGCTTTCTTGCTTTGGCGGAGCTAGAGTTTGACGTACTGTTCAGCCGAATTTTGATTcaaatttcatatttatttaatatgtaTAGATTAGAAATATTAATTTATAATACGATAACTTTAAAGAGCGAGAATTTCAAACCCATAAAAATTCGAATCCTAACTCTGCCCGTACTTTCTTGGTATCCATTTGGAAGAGGAAGATCAGTGTGATGATGAAATTTGCAGAGTAGCAATCTAAGCTATTGGCGAGCTAAAATGTAGTAGTAACTGATAGGCTAATAGAGGAAAACGGGCGACTTGAAGatacataaaataaataaaggGCATACTTTTCTTCACTGCGTTTTGTGGAAAACAAAAGCAGTTTTGGAGTTGTGTATAATCACAAGTTTAGAAGCTAGAAGTTCTATTGGGAAATAATACATACTATAGTATTTTACATTATAGATTTGTGTATGCACTATTTACTACTATTTCAATATATaatgactcggccggtcgttttgaatGGTGTAGCCTCGTTCCCCCCATTACTGCTTATTCTATGTTCAAttattgttatgtgacttgtcggggtaGTTGGTTTGGTTCTTGGAAAGTTTCGGAATGAAGTGGGACACTTAATCCCAAGGCTggaagcctaagttgaaagagttgagcGGATGATGGCTTATGTGTAAATGGctctggaatggagttttgacAGTTCTCATAGCTCCGTaaggtgattttgaacttaggagcgtgtccggataGTGATTTGGAGGCACGTAGGTGatttttggcttgaaatggcgaaagttgaaaaattagaagtttgaccgagagtgacTTTGTGGTTGTCGGGCTCGGATTTGGTttcagaagttggaataggttcgtggtgtcatttatggcttgtgcgcaaaatttgaggtcaatcggagttgatttTAGTTTCGGAAGTTGGCATAGGTCCATGGTGAAGCTGTCTTCGTAGAAGTGGACGGCTGGTCGTAGGAGCGCTTCCTCATGTGCGGGTCTTGGAGCACACGTGCGAATCTTCTGGACTTAAGTGAATTTTCGCAGAAGTAGAATTTTTATTGCAGAAGCGATTCCATAGATGCGGAATTTTAGCTCGCAGGTGCGAAAGCACTAGGCAGAATATAGGTTGAAGGATTCTGAGGTTTTTATCATTGTTGGACTTTGCAAGCTCGGATTAAGGCGATTTTTTGAGAGAGGTTTTAAGTGATTTCTTGAGGTaagccatttttggtcatttttattcAATAACATTGATTACCCATGAATTTTCCACccagtttaagtatttttaaagtggaattttggaagttttgggCTAGGGATTAGAGAGTTAAATTTGGGAATTTGAGTGGCGATTTGATATCGAAATTTGGTATGGTTGTACTCGTAGTTGAAAGGGTGTTTGAATTTTGTAACTTTTAttgggttccgagatgtgggcccgtggttgactttttgacttttgattaaaaacttagcatttttataAGGAATTAATTCCTATAGCTTGTGTTAATTGTATCGAGttatttgtggctagattcgaggcgttcggaggccgattcgtGAGGAAATGGCTTATTGGAGTAGAATTTgcacggtttgaggtaagtaacacttctaaacttgattCTGAGGGTACGAATCCCTGAATTTTgcgttatgtgattggtgttgaggtgacgcacatgtaGGTGAGGggagtgtgggcgtgcaccgtagaaATTGTGATCCGGTTGATTTCATGGTTCTGTGTAGTCATCAGACCTTGTAGCCATTAATATGATCCCTATAAGTTAGAGTAATTGAGCTGCAGATTCATGTTAGGCTATATGATAATCCTGTCGTGACCCACTGTGGTCATTTCTACTGTTATTATTTGCTTAGATGAcaattttgtactcagtcacatcATTTGCAtgtcatatctcagtctctattactattattattgtaTTATATATTATTGTTTGGGCTAATTGGCATGAGATTTGTGAGCCCAAGAGACTTGAGAGATTGATCACTGAGTTGGGGCATGAGAGTCGTGTTGTGAGTGAGATTCGTGGATCAGGTTGAACGCCGCAATAAGCCTTATGAATATatgtagatcgggttgcacgttgcaacaagccttatggctatatgtggatcgggttacacgccgcaacaagccttatggctatatgtgAATCGGCTTGCGCGCTGCAATAGCCCTTATGCTatacatggatcgggttgcacactacaGTAGGCATCGTACAGTGCTGAGTGACTGAGTGTGACGAGAAAGAATTGAGATAgtcagattgagtactctgaggaGGTGAGTACGTGAGGTTTTCATTGTGTTACATCACATACAGTTTTCATATTGCATATAGATATAGAGATGTCATATTTCTCATATCAGTcatacttggcatattttatctGTATTGAACTTAACTTTTAAAcctgaaagcatgcctacattttCTATACTATTAAACTCTGTATATGTACTGTATCGGttgagctcgtcactgctttcagcccaaaggttagtcttgttacttattgagttggttgtactcatgctacaccatgtacttcgtgtgtagatccaggtattttCGGGCACGATGGTTGCTGATCTTGGAGTTTTTAGCAGTTCGGagattatcgaggtagctgcttcggcgtccgcagaccttgactctcctctaTCTCTCAGTTTTACTTATACCGTTCTACCTTTTTAGATAATGTTTCAGACTATGTTAttatatagatgctcatgtactgaGTGACACCCGGATTTTGGGAAAATTTGTATTCGAGTCACAGTTGTCCATATCGGCTATTTATGAGAGTTATTACTGTAAAACTTGCTTcatcttatttttaatataaaatacCTAGTTTTATTGTGATTGTCGGCTTGCCTAATTTTGTGGTAGACGTCATCACGACATgttgagttttgggtcgtgacacaatatCTACAAATATTAGTTTGGCCATAAGTATTTGCAAATGGTaagggtgtacatggaccgggttggttcggtttttatcaaaaccaaaccaaaccaattatatcggtttggattggttcgattttgtcgggtttttcgggttttttgttacatgaatattttttcaatcttactttgttaaatttatagataaagctttgataagtgaatatatgtttagtaaatatggaaaaaaattgacaaacatatgatctattaaaatattctaatgggagaatttttctagtaacacatgatagttattttcttagtcgtctaataataatttttcgttaattcacgctttcaaggttaatacatgagaggaccccaaatatttctatattttctaaagaaaaatcactataaagtcttaaaaatataaataaaatttatatatttatatgtcgatttagttcggatttttttactcaatgccaaaccaagtcaaaccaaacctagtcgggttttttaatcggtttggtttagTTTTTCGGTTTGGGGTGgttttccggttcggtttgaacacccctagCAAATGGTATCAAAATATAACATTTAGGGCGCGTTTGATTTGTTGTATTAGAGAAGATAGTCATGATATAAAATTCCGTATTATTTAGTTTGGCACTTTTGTTTTTTGTCTCCAAATCCTGCCTAATGAATCCTTGTACTATTAGTTATACCCCAATTTCTTTATAACTTTAATTATATCGGATGTAACATGAGATATTATTCTTGGACTCTTACACTTGGATAAAATATCCCAAAAAAACAATACTACCTTAGATCTCAATTAAATTTTCTTCTCAAGCACATTTCAGAATACTAAAAGTCACAGAACATCATTTCAACTGAACCAGGTGATAATTGGAATTAAAGTTTTATTCCATTTAAAACTAAACATGTGTTTTTGAGTTATACTTCCTATatcttatttttatttaatacaatatagcaAGCGTTCACGAAAAATGCATATGCATTAATTAAATAATTCAATGATTATCAACTGCTATATTACAGTCCTGCATTATATATAGTAATTTATGAAATATGATGATGTTTTGagaaaaaaaagtcaaaaattttaagtttccaaaaactgGTTTAGGGCAGTTTTTGGGTGAAAATTGTTCTTGCATTCACAAAATTTCAACTTttcttcaaataaaatgcatgtccaaacacaacttcaattttttttatcttttttcaaatttcaatcaAATCTACATCCAAACGCTAGCTAAGTATTTTTTGATCTTCTTCTCCTTAGTGTCAAACTACCTAAAATGGTAAATAGTGCGTATCATGTAAGTTATAAAGTACATCTTTGTAATGTATTAATCAGTCATGTAGCTTTTTCGCTTTCTATAAAATAAGAATCATCCACGTATATCTATGTATATTTGTGTTAAGATACATGTTAGATATATATGTCGCAAAGAAACTTTCAAACTCGAATTTAACTATGAATTTTGACTCCAAACTATCATCTCCAATCTTCCTATAGTTTTGTATATTGCTTAGCATTAGTAAGTTTTTACGGCTATTTTTAATAGCATGAGTTAATGGTTAATTGTTGGTAAGTAGTGTCTATTTGTGGCTATTCTCATAACTTTCGCTTGTAAAATTATGTGGCTATTCTCATAATTTTCGCTTGTAAAATTATGATCCAAAACGCATTCTTCAAACGCCCAGGTCGCTGCCTACCTTACGGCCTGTTTTAGAATACGAAGAAATTtccaatttaaaaatatttttgaaatttaatcTCCAACAAATAATTTACAATTTAATTTGATGGCGTACGCACTTAAGTCTTTTGATGCTCTAGCTAATTATAATTCTACATGAGAAAGAGGAGCAAAAATCCGAATATATTTGTATAAATTGGCCAATTCGAGGCTATTCATTTCACCTGATAAATATACCTAATAGTATAAAACGAAGTATTTACTCAATAATAATAGTCGATaatatgtatatattttgtatatatatgtgtcctatataaatataatatacatatctTATATACGTTTTGGCTAGcaaatgcaattagtttcgaccgatcaattaattttgtattttgcctataaaaaataataataataaaaaagccTCCCCCTCCCCCCGAAAAAAAGAGTTCCTATAAGTAGGGGTGTCAATGATTCGGttggttattttataaaatttgtaccatactaATTTTcgattattctattatgtataacttTTAGTCTTTTCGAAACCGTCCAATTATGTCGGTTTGTCTTCGGTATCTGTACGATTTGGTTATAGGGAACCGTCCAATTTAGTAATTGATAATAGGGAATTTTATATATCTGAGTTCAAGAATTAGTGATTTGTAAAGAACCCTAGATTTTTCGTTGCCTGCGTGATAAGAAGCCTTTGTTTCGTGAGCAAACTGTTTTTTTTCGTCTAAGCTTTTGCCTTCCGTCGTTTTTGATAATGACAGAACGAACGTTCTGTTTCTCTTTGAGGCTTGGGGCCTTTTTGTTTTCCACAGCCCTTCTATGGGCTTTTAGccctttttcctttcttccttttttttttcttttttctttttaatttaactAATAACTAATGATACCcacttttaaaaaaattaataacatttccctaattgtatatccaattatttataaatagaAAAGTAACTCAAAAATCAATCACAAGGGCTTAAATGCTTAATAAAagtataatttaaaataaaaaaaattaaattaaattctatatttcgcgcgtcttgaaacttttatagatttgaggagtgttacaaaaTTTCTCTAGACAATTTTATTGTTTAAATGGGGATGAATTAAGAAACATGAAAGATgactagagtatagatccatcaactactCTACAACAACGTAAAAGAAACTAAGCAAAGACAAAGAAAAGATAAATCACATGAGTAgaaagatattaaccaagctgagactcaagaataaagtatatagaagattaaatattcaaaaagataaatctgaatCATACGAAAGAAAACATATTCagtacattgtagtttgctactcataatcgttagaatactttgtgtcttgctagtgaatatgctgaaaataatttattttcagtAAGAGTAGCATAATAGATTTGGAAATTAGGATTTTGattttaattacttgttggcttgtaaccaTTTTCATAATTCCGAGGCCCAAGGAaaaatttaatgctttattatttttaaacttaatatat
Coding sequences:
- the LOC104223635 gene encoding uncharacterized protein, which translates into the protein MKGSAKAISSPGRTEKFPPPLMRFLRSNVGSRSRGRSRASPMFMRKNKSNVTVIEPTQEPSSPKVTCIGQVRVRRSSKSAGGGHRTGTRTRRSNSAKKQRKKTCWWKIHKTLFCNNSQGKCYKLHKPKSLISVLKKCLCCFRFWCWRKRVETVNSSTQRVQSRVSTSTTESCSTIENVTNTAKIGSSFVTENKEGFVGSNSSSSSSPPKNALLLTRCRSAPYRSSSLASRFWGSPINSSEETEDNTEIEILKLKTQEMEEKPVLENPISPNGENGDLELRKSHGSEEMESSNGESSREEEAEEKNGGVYVHPLLLTRCKSEPAKRGERLNPDSVLCMQRRSTDPDSQT